A genomic window from Prunus persica cultivar Lovell chromosome G2, Prunus_persica_NCBIv2, whole genome shotgun sequence includes:
- the LOC109947204 gene encoding putative mediator of RNA polymerase II transcription subunit 12 — protein sequence MEEAKALAQHQQQLMLQQQQQQHQQQQHQQQQQQQHHQHHQHQQQQQQQHQQQQLLLLQQLQRQQQQAQQAAAISRFPSNIDAHLRPLRGLNLQPNLIPNPNPNPNPNPNPNPNPNSAPNLQQNPVANPQQQPQQQQQQQQQQQQQRAIRPGNQAELQMAYQDAWRVCHPDFKRAFSSLEDACERLLPYHVVADYEAEEDDRILDSDTTGLIPSRSQQWDHNISAKVAEFTATFEKQALAFNIISRKRALGEFRSEERLMVEQALCQEEKRTCLELKAELDSREKAGREAKLRMAAIVQAEQARVESQAHAEMLARAPIRASALGSQGNDVAIGHDMREQEHGVNPEEMINGWGNNMQRDEKEPSEDFLNDEETENGSTDMQDGWREVGEFDLNTR from the exons atggaAGAGGCAAAGGCATTGGCTCAACACCAACAGCAACTAATGctacagcagcagcagcagcaacaccagcagcagcaacaccagcagcagcagcagcagcaacaccATCAACACCATCAACatcaacagcaacagcaacagcaacatcAACAGCAACAGTTATTGCTCTTACAACAACTACAAAGGCAACAGCAACAAGCCCAACAGGCCGCGGCCATTTCCCGTTTCCCTTCCAACATCGACGCCCATTTGCGCCCACTCCGAGGCCTCAATCTCCAACCTAACCTTATccccaaccccaaccccaaccccaaccctaaccctaaccctaatccTAATCCTAATTCTGCTCCTAATCTCCAACAAAATCCTGTTGCGAACCCGCAGCAACAGCcccaacagcagcagcagcagcagcaacaacagcagcaacagAGGGCCATCCGACCCGGGAACCAGGCGGAGCTACAGATGGCGTACCAGGACGCCTGGCGGGTCTGTCATCCCGACTTCAAGCGTGCCTTCTCTTCCCTCGAAGACGCCTGCGAGAG GTTACTGCCTTATCATGTAGTGGCAGATTATGAGGCAGAGGAGGATGACAGAATCCTTGACTCTGACACAACAGGCCTGATACCATCTCGCTCTCAGCAGTGGGATCACAACATATCTGCTAAAGTTGCAGAGTTTACAGCAACATTTGAGAAACAGGCACTAGCCTTTAACATAATTTCTCGTAAACGAGCTTTGGGGGAATTTCGTTCCGAAGAGAGACTTATGGTTGAGCAGGCACTTTGCCAAGAAGAAAAACGAACGTGTCTGGAATTGAAAGCAGAGCTTGATTCAAGAGAGAAAGCTGGCCGGGAAGCTAAATTACGAATGGCAGCAATCGTTCAGGCAGAGCAAGCTCGGGTTGAGTCACAAGCGCATGCTGAAATGTTGGCTCGGGCCCCAATAAGGGCAAGTGCACTTGGGTCTCAAGGCAATGATGTTGCTATTGGTCATGACATGAGAGAGCAGGAACACGGGGTTAACCCAGAAGAGATGATAAATGGATGGGGAAATAATATGCAAAGAGATGAGAAGGAACCATCTGAAGATTTTTTGAATGATGAAGAGACTGAGAATGGATCCACAGACATGCAGGATGGCTGGCGTGAAGTTGGGGAGTTTGATTTGAACACGCGTTAA